From the Dermacentor silvarum isolate Dsil-2018 unplaced genomic scaffold, BIME_Dsil_1.4 Seq11517, whole genome shotgun sequence genome, the window GGCTACAGCACATGTACACATACGCTTTTTTGTAACAACTTTAGCTCGTTATAGCGGTGACGCAATCTGCGCAGATAACATGAAACTACAAAATTATTAGAGTGACTTAGGCATCGACCCACTGACGCGTTGCTTTAGAACAAAAGGCTGTGACGTAGTAAGCACGAACACGTTCAGGAGCGTAACGCCTAAATAGCATTGCTTATCAGACTCAGATATAGTACGTTAGACAGTAAATAATATTAGAAAAGAAGCAGCAGGGAGTGCGCATGCCAGATAATAAAGCATTCACATTCAGACTGCTTGCGctatttttagtttttttttaccaCTTACAACTGGGAATGTAGAATAACGCTGGAATAAGCTCATCACGAAGATATCTGCCGCCCGCGCGAGTAAGAAAAAAGGTCTCTTTGCTTGACTTCGCTACTGAGCGACAAGTAGGCCTCCGTCGACACCGCGCATTGGTATTCTTCCTCTTGATGTCGAGTTAGAGGGCTGTGTTGAGGTCGTAGAAATGAACTAAGGTCAAGAACACGAGGACGGTGGTCTCCCGCCGGGCGACATGATCTCCCTCAGACGTAGCTGGCAGTCGAGGAGCGCACGGAAAGCGGCGTACTTGGCGTCGTGGAACCGCCGCTCGCTGGAACGCGGCGCCAACACTTTGCCCGAGCCACCCATCCGAAGCATAGCCTCCGTGACGCTAGAGTAGCGACCACTTGCGctagccgccaggatggcgccacCTAACAGCACCGACTCTGTCTCGGAGGGTAGTAACACCGGCAATCCTGCATACAGAGGGCAGCCATATTACTACCTTTGGACATGTAAACATTGTACACAATCAAATTTGCGCTGGTGGCTACGGCCATTATCTGTATGGCAGCTCAGCCGCCATGCTGGCAGTTGCCTTTAGCGTTCGATGTGGACCTCGAAGCCATCGTAGTGCCACAAGATCACGTGATAATGCTGTAAAGTATGCAGGAGGCTTGCGCAAATCAATCGCTGCTCTTGTGAATACCCACGGAATTTATTCAAATTTCTGCAACATATTAGCTATTCAGCAGGGTAGCTGTTCTGCTGAACCAGCATTCACTGTGAATTTCTCATAAAAAAAAGGGGGCGAGAATGCATTCGTAGGCAATTACGCATTAGTAGAAATCCATAGCCGCTGAGACACCCCAGTGAGCACTGGCATATTCCGGGCTGGTGTTTCTTCATTCGACACAAATCGTTAGTTTCTTGTTTATAAGAACACCCACTGGAAACACATAGAATGTACTAGCCGTCTAACGTCCCCCTTAGCGTCACGGTATTTAACAAAAACCTGCCGCTGACATTGAACTAGTGCTTTTGCGAGTGTTTTCATGTATCTGACTCACCCGTTGCGTCTGCGTGCAGCTCAACGTAGAGTGGGTTCTTGGCCAAGCCCCCGCACATGAGCAGGCTAGACACCGAGTGACCCGTGTCAGCCAGTGCAGTCCATGATGTGGCGTGTCCCGTACTGCGAACAAACCACATTACGCAGTGAAAGAAACTGACGCTGTATTCGGACACAGTGCCCTTTAAAAGATAACGAACGCGAATTACAGgctgcgggatcaaatcccggacgcggcggccgcattacgataggggtgaaatgcaaaaaacgctcgtgtacagcGCATTCGAGGTGcggtaaagatcccctggtggtcaaaatgaataaggagtcccccactaccgcgtgccttaTAATGAAAACGTGACTTGGCCACGTAAgtccccagaattcaattcaattcaattacaTGTGGCACAGGTACCAAAGGGGCTCCTTGATAAACAAATTCCCATGGTGAAGGATATGACAGCCAAGCAGATCAGCCAGATCGGTAAATATTGGCGGGACGTACAATTCTCGAGAACTATGCTCAGTCATATTTAATAATTTGCGGCTATGTTCGAACAAATTCTATAGCTCATATAAAGCAGGAGACACTCTTCGCAGAAAGCCAGAGAAATCGGTCTGAGTTGAAGCTTGCTGTGGCCTCGTAAAGTACAATGGAAAAGGAGGAAGGGAATGCGGATGTACACGCCCATATGACCAACATGTTGAAGCTTGTCTACTGCCGCGTTTACAAAACAGGGTTATGTATTAGATCTAAAAATACcactgttttttttattattcatcatgcaagagagagagaaataactttattttgtccaaaatgtggttagaggagggggtagtgattagaagcctcccccgtcccccctttagacggcggccggcagcccctgagccgcggcggcgtcttcagccatttggactactctcgcttgaacatccgggtccgtgctgagcaacacggcctcccattgcttctcatttcttattattaaactgggttgttgtggttttgaacaattattgttatattgtttctttgggcatgcccagattatgtcttgaaga encodes:
- the LOC119434513 gene encoding FGGY carbohydrate kinase domain-containing protein-like, whose product is MWFVRSTGHATSWTALADTGHSVSSLLMCGGLAKNPLYVELHADATGLPVLLPSETESVLLGGAILAASASGRYSSVTEAMLRMGGSGKVLAPRSSERRFHDAKYAAFRALLDCQLRLREIMSPGGRPPSSCS